GATGCATCGTTATTGTCGTTCAACGATTTTGACCAGTTGGACATGAGAACCTGTATGATTATACTGCTTACTACCGTTAAAAAAAGTATCGCTGTGATGTAAATCCATACATTTACATTATCGAACCATTCATGAAAATTGAAACTTAATCCGCTCCAAATATACCATAATACCACGATGGTGATGATATGCAGCCCCTGGTCTATCAAAAACCACTTGGGTTTGTTGTCTTCTTTTTGGGCATATAGTTTTACTATATCAATTATCCCGTGTGCAAACATCAGTACCAATGCCAAAAGCCAATAGTTCCAATCCCAAAGTATCAATAGGTATAATATGCCGTGCAGTAAAATATGCAGATAGAATTGAGGATATTTGAGTTTTTTAGTCTCTTTCTCTTTAACCCACGATTTGGGTTGCAATAAAAAATCCCCGATAAAGTGAGCCAATATGAGTTTGATGAGCAATATCATGATAGTAGAGTTTTAATCTTTTTTCGATACATCTTTTCCACATCCAATGCTTCTTCTACATTGGCCCGATTCCATCTTCCACTGACGCCGCTTTGTTTTATTCCCAACAATTTCCCAATCTCTTGCTGTGTATATGTATTGTTTTGAAGTACTGCGTGCATCAACTCTGCCGAAGATATAGTCCATTTATTCATAAAAGTGCCGGCTAATTTCAGATATAAATTGATTTCCTCATCAAAAGGCGACCAGGGGCTTTTTATCCCCATAGTGATCTTTTCCTTTCTAAGGGCATCAAATTTTTCACCGGCGTAGATGAATGCTGATCCGTTACTTTCTGATATTTTTACACCCGTATAGGTCTTTTCTCCTATCCCTATGCTTATTCTCACATCTATGGGACTGATCTTTTTTTGCTCATCCAGTGGTTCTGTTTTTTTTATCAGCGTCTTTATGATAAAGGCTTTTTGGAGTGCTTCTTCCGGGTGATCAATCTCTATCTGAAAAAAATCACCCCACACCAACTCCCATTGCTCGGGAGTCTTTCCCCATGTGGACAACAGGTTCTTTAATGGTGACAGCCATTTCTCCTGATCTGTCAGCTTCCTTGATGCGATGATATCCCCTTTTATAACTGCTATCATGTTATGGTTGTTATAATTGAATCACAAAGTTAAATATAATATTGCATATTAGCGCAATATTTTAAATTATTGCATACTTAAACAATAATATGGAGTATCGCGTAAATCCGCGATAATTCAAATTATCGCGGATTTTGTGATACAATTCTTACTCATCTTTAGTTATTTGTTGCGCTATATTTAAAAGTTCACAGGTTGTTTTCCAATTCCTTGTGGTAGGCTGTGACTTTTAGTTTTGCTTTTGTCCGCATTATGAAGGATAACCATCTATTAAAAAATCCCTCATTGGCTATTGTCGGCTGATGAGGGATCAAATCTTTAGTTAATCGTTGTTTCAGAGATTCAACGATTCCCTGTCAAATTTCTCATATCGGGGTGGGGATGGAGTATAGTCATCATCATCCCATAGATTACTGGTGATCATGAGGTCGGCGCTGTACCGGTTACAGGCTATGGGTACATTATGCACCCGGCACTGCCGGAGCAACATCATGATATCTGCTTCGTGAGGTTGCGGATTGAGGTCGTCTATCAGAAAAACGGCCAGATCTATCTCTTTACGAACCACCATAGCAGCAATCTCTGCATCACCACCCATTGGCCCCGAATTCATTATAGTGAAGTCAGGACAGACTCCTTTTTCGTACAAAGCATCACGTACCAGTGTTCCGGTGGTGCCGGTGCAAACGAGGTGATGCTTCGACAAAAAATCGGCATTAAAAACCACCCATTCCACCATATCGGCTTTGCGGTGGTCATGCGCCACCAAAGCTATTGTTAGTTTTCGTTTCATATTTTTTTAGAGTAAACAATAAAGAGCCACGAACCAAGACAGGTAA
This window of the Proteiniphilum saccharofermentans genome carries:
- a CDS encoding methylglyoxal synthase — translated: MKRKLTIALVAHDHRKADMVEWVVFNADFLSKHHLVCTGTTGTLVRDALYEKGVCPDFTIMNSGPMGGDAEIAAMVVRKEIDLAVFLIDDLNPQPHEADIMMLLRQCRVHNVPIACNRYSADLMITSNLWDDDDYTPSPPRYEKFDRESLNL
- a CDS encoding DUF3307 domain-containing protein, whose product is MILLIKLILAHFIGDFLLQPKSWVKEKETKKLKYPQFYLHILLHGILYLLILWDWNYWLLALVLMFAHGIIDIVKLYAQKEDNKPKWFLIDQGLHIITIVVLWYIWSGLSFNFHEWFDNVNVWIYITAILFLTVVSSIIIQVLMSNWSKSLNDNNDASLASAGKYIGILERLFIFTFILTGNWGAIGFLLAAKSVFRFGDLRESKDRKLTEYILIGTLLSFGIAVATAMLVLELQ